The following are encoded together in the Methanosarcina flavescens genome:
- a CDS encoding TrmB family transcriptional regulator — translation MHIELINKLKKLGFTENEAKVYVGLLSLNEATAREIHEFTHVPRPKIYSVLERMAKKGYVEVKKGTPACFKSIDPEQLTEKLKAEFLFSLNETLKELNFTGNRKTDAIKLESVL, via the coding sequence ATGCACATCGAACTTATAAACAAGTTAAAGAAACTGGGGTTTACGGAGAATGAAGCAAAAGTTTATGTCGGACTCCTGAGCTTGAATGAAGCTACAGCAAGGGAAATTCATGAATTTACTCATGTGCCCAGACCAAAGATCTATTCTGTGCTGGAAAGGATGGCAAAAAAGGGATATGTGGAAGTTAAAAAGGGAACTCCTGCCTGTTTCAAAAGCATAGACCCTGAGCAATTGACCGAAAAACTCAAAGCTGAATTTCTCTTCTCCCTAAATGAGACCTTAAAAGAACTTAATTTCACTGGAAACCGGAAGACAGATGCTATAAAGTTAGAATCTGTTCTTTGA
- a CDS encoding MarR family winged helix-turn-helix transcriptional regulator, producing the protein MKEERIKEAVKLQFEMFHLFHKNFARIFHQTGDGPYNLNKNQNRAIMIIGAVDNIMPTTLGKCLDLQKGSLTSMIDALEKEGLVYRKGDPGDRRKTLISLTEEGKAYREWFMEELEKNASEILRRLGEEDILAYQESLKTMLATLKKLDEAA; encoded by the coding sequence ATGAAAGAAGAAAGAATAAAAGAAGCAGTAAAACTTCAGTTTGAGATGTTTCATCTGTTTCATAAAAACTTTGCCAGGATCTTCCACCAAACTGGAGACGGCCCTTATAACCTGAATAAAAACCAGAACCGAGCTATCATGATTATCGGGGCAGTAGATAATATTATGCCTACAACCCTGGGAAAGTGCCTTGATCTTCAGAAAGGAAGCCTGACAAGCATGATTGATGCCCTGGAAAAAGAGGGACTTGTCTACAGGAAAGGAGACCCCGGGGACAGGAGGAAAACGCTTATTTCCCTTACTGAAGAGGGGAAAGCTTACAGGGAATGGTTTATGGAGGAACTCGAGAAAAATGCCTCCGAGATCCTCAGAAGGCTGGGTGAAGAGGATATCCTTGCATACCAGGAAAGCCTGAAGACAATGCTTGCAACGCTCAAGAAGCTTGATGAGGCTGCCTGA
- a CDS encoding MATE family efflux transporter → MVEEKSFLVHKETTEGVNTLLGDPQKAVVKLSIPIIVAMSAQTIYSLTDTFWVAGLGADALAAIGFAFPFFLIQMALTSGLGVGGGSAISRRIGARDKTGVDNVALHTFVIMLTLTAVLTVLGLAFVEDLFVYSGAAGRTIELGIRYARVFFGGSFIFFFTNVANSILRSEGDSKRAMQSMILGSGLNVILDPIFIYTLGLGIAGAALATVVAYASSGLLMFYWFFIKKDTYVAFKFSSFKFDGAIVKDIFRVGIPSSVEQLALALTALIMNVIIADVSSTDGVAVYATAWRVTGIAVTPLIGISISMVSIGGAAFGEKDFKKAQNALFYAVKIGFLVEAAIAVLVFIFAPEIAAVFTQTEDAARIAPELTRLLKIMTVFYPAVAFGMLSASFFQGAGKGTSALIATLLRSLIMTPLFALIFAFGLNWGLSGVWWGLVAGTVIGSLITFIWAHTYLKCLIRTDMSLKNC, encoded by the coding sequence TTGGTCGAAGAAAAAAGTTTTCTTGTGCATAAAGAGACAACAGAAGGAGTAAATACTCTTCTCGGGGACCCCCAGAAAGCCGTTGTCAAGCTATCAATTCCTATAATAGTTGCAATGTCTGCGCAAACAATATACAGCCTTACAGACACCTTCTGGGTTGCGGGGCTGGGAGCTGATGCTCTGGCTGCTATAGGATTTGCATTTCCTTTTTTCCTTATCCAGATGGCACTTACAAGCGGGTTGGGGGTTGGTGGAGGGTCTGCAATTTCTAGGAGGATCGGAGCCAGAGATAAGACAGGTGTAGATAACGTTGCCCTGCATACCTTTGTGATAATGCTCACCCTGACAGCTGTACTGACCGTGCTTGGATTAGCTTTTGTGGAAGATCTTTTCGTATACAGTGGAGCCGCCGGAAGAACGATAGAGCTCGGAATCAGGTACGCCAGAGTGTTTTTCGGAGGCAGTTTTATATTCTTCTTTACTAATGTTGCAAACTCCATCCTGAGAAGTGAAGGGGATTCAAAAAGGGCTATGCAGTCAATGATTCTTGGCTCAGGCCTGAACGTAATACTCGACCCCATATTTATATATACTCTGGGGTTAGGGATTGCAGGAGCTGCCCTGGCAACCGTCGTCGCTTATGCCAGTTCCGGACTGCTGATGTTTTACTGGTTTTTCATCAAAAAAGATACCTATGTAGCTTTCAAGTTCAGTTCCTTCAAATTCGACGGAGCGATAGTAAAAGATATTTTCAGGGTCGGAATACCCTCCTCAGTTGAGCAGTTAGCCCTGGCGCTGACCGCACTTATAATGAATGTTATAATCGCGGATGTCAGCAGTACGGATGGGGTTGCGGTTTATGCCACAGCCTGGAGAGTGACAGGCATAGCAGTTACGCCCCTGATAGGAATTTCGATCTCCATGGTCTCAATAGGAGGAGCTGCTTTCGGGGAAAAGGACTTTAAAAAAGCCCAGAATGCCCTTTTTTACGCAGTTAAAATCGGATTTCTGGTCGAAGCCGCAATTGCGGTTCTCGTATTCATTTTCGCTCCAGAAATCGCTGCTGTCTTTACACAGACCGAAGACGCTGCCCGAATCGCACCTGAACTTACGAGGCTCCTTAAGATCATGACAGTGTTCTATCCGGCAGTCGCCTTTGGGATGCTTTCCGCTTCTTTCTTCCAGGGAGCAGGAAAAGGCACTAGTGCCCTTATAGCTACGCTTTTGCGCAGCCTGATCATGACCCCTCTCTTTGCCTTAATTTTTGCTTTCGGACTCAACTGGGGGCTTTCTGGCGTCTGGTGGGGGCTTGTTGCGGGGACAGTAATTGGTTCACTGATTACTTTCATCTGGGCACATACATACCTGAAATGTCTAATTCGTACGGATATGAGTTTAAAGAATTGCTAA
- a CDS encoding KUP/HAK/KT family potassium transporter encodes MLLIFFSVQSKGIEKITWVFGPIMFLWFASLAFFGISSMFYMPGIIKAINP; translated from the coding sequence TTGCTATTAATCTTTTTTTCAGTCCAGAGTAAGGGAATAGAAAAGATTACATGGGTATTTGGCCCGATAATGTTTTTATGGTTTGCATCCCTTGCATTTTTTGGAATCTCTTCAATGTTTTATATGCCAGGCATAATTAAAGCCATCAATCCTTAG
- a CDS encoding rhodanese-like domain-containing protein: MDKQYLPYLAAILFAFLIIASGVAGAEGCTYTNVSVNDARNMIEEGNVFILDVRTPDEFNAVHIKGGVLIPVASLKNPPGEPILPYEDLLANRTDELPDDCNTKILIYCKTGTRSTSASKVVVDAGYSNVYNMNEGIKVWIDAGYPVVSSFVDELDCADDSTKTALNAKVNNILCHLQKGNDAKAIKKISTFSAFVNKTKAECRLNSTEADYLIHESTVHLKDLI; the protein is encoded by the coding sequence TTGGATAAGCAGTATTTACCATATCTTGCTGCAATTCTCTTTGCTTTTCTCATAATCGCATCAGGTGTTGCAGGAGCCGAGGGCTGCACATACACAAATGTAAGTGTTAATGATGCCAGGAATATGATTGAAGAAGGCAATGTCTTCATTCTCGATGTACGTACCCCTGATGAATTCAATGCAGTGCATATTAAAGGAGGGGTATTGATACCGGTCGCGAGCCTCAAGAATCCGCCTGGAGAGCCGATTTTGCCTTATGAAGATCTGCTGGCAAATCGAACGGATGAGTTGCCGGATGATTGTAATACAAAAATACTTATTTATTGTAAAACCGGGACACGAAGCACCAGTGCAAGCAAAGTCGTGGTTGATGCTGGTTACAGCAATGTTTATAACATGAATGAAGGGATCAAAGTCTGGATAGACGCAGGATACCCCGTTGTAAGCAGCTTTGTGGATGAGCTTGACTGTGCTGATGACTCAACTAAAACTGCCCTCAACGCAAAAGTCAACAACATACTCTGTCATCTTCAAAAAGGAAATGATGCTAAAGCTATAAAGAAAATTAGCACTTTTAGTGCTTTCGTTAATAAAACAAAAGCTGAATGCAGGTTGAATTCTACCGAAGCCGATTACCTGATCCACGAATCCACAGTTCATCTTAAGGATCTTATCTAA
- a CDS encoding PGF-CTERM sorting domain-containing protein: MKKYLPILMMSIFVFGAVLTGAVAGAADNPLVNDTASKILNTNESADQPVNESANQSVNKSVNQSINQSANKSINQSVNQSVPLNETCLTNVTETEAAVPVAEQKFRVGPTVTLRPVNDVITENEDGIVELYIDNPSLNDVTLNVDARISVPAGIHVYGQGFAQTGAAGTVYGIFSVPPGSARTIYINIKGEKVGTSTVHFSGLYWPGDNKDDYNPISLSHPFIVEQASKNPGEAPSFEESNPEEVSSSEENGGIKAEGEGSISAPGFGILIAAIGLLGVYAAKRK, from the coding sequence TTGAAAAAATATTTGCCCATACTAATGATGTCGATTTTTGTTTTTGGGGCTGTATTAACAGGTGCGGTTGCAGGTGCAGCCGACAACCCATTAGTAAATGACACGGCATCAAAGATTTTAAACACGAATGAGTCCGCTGATCAACCCGTAAATGAATCCGCTAATCAATCCGTCAATAAATCTGTTAATCAATCCATCAATCAATCCGCCAATAAATCCATCAATCAATCCGTTAATCAATCCGTGCCCCTGAATGAGACCTGCCTTACCAATGTAACCGAAACTGAAGCAGCAGTCCCTGTGGCAGAACAGAAATTCAGGGTAGGCCCGACAGTCACTCTGAGACCGGTTAATGATGTTATAACTGAAAACGAAGATGGCATTGTTGAACTTTATATTGATAACCCTTCCCTTAATGATGTAACTCTGAATGTAGACGCAAGAATCAGCGTACCTGCTGGAATTCACGTATACGGGCAGGGTTTTGCTCAGACAGGTGCTGCAGGTACAGTCTATGGAATATTTTCCGTGCCTCCTGGAAGCGCCCGAACAATCTACATCAACATTAAAGGAGAGAAAGTAGGTACTTCCACTGTGCACTTCAGCGGCCTGTACTGGCCTGGAGATAACAAAGACGATTACAACCCGATTTCACTCAGCCACCCCTTTATAGTTGAGCAGGCTTCCAAAAATCCCGGAGAAGCCCCCAGCTTTGAGGAGAGCAATCCCGAAGAAGTTTCCAGCTCTGAAGAGAACGGAGGAATAAAAGCCGAAGGAGAAGGCTCAATTAGTGCTCCAGGATTCGGAATATTAATTGCGGCTATAGGACTGTTAGGAGTTTATGCTGCCAAGAGGAAGTAA
- a CDS encoding Glu/Leu/Phe/Val family dehydrogenase → MEDMFRFADELGPFKIIHIYEPSVDLKAILVVDNIARGPALGGVRMAPDVSAEECFRLARAMTLKNAAADVPFGGGKLVIYGDPRMPQEKKIQKLRALASALRYTKEYIFAPDMGTDEFCMACVKDEIGRAVGLPCGAGGIPLDEVGATGWGLAKSTEVALQYCDFELNGARLVVQGFGAVGMHVARFLTNSGAVLVGVADSRGAVHNPDGLDVDALIRLKKEGKSVLDYPEGEKLDSNAVISIPCDIWIPAARPDIINESNVHLLSTKLIMEGANIPITEGAEKILYEAGILYVPDFIANAGGVICAASEYQGATRSAAFEAIEEKVRNNTALVLEAAKTKGILPREAAVQLAVERVKQAMEYRRWSTFSSAPDFS, encoded by the coding sequence ATGGAAGATATGTTCAGATTTGCGGATGAACTTGGACCATTTAAAATCATCCATATCTACGAACCATCAGTTGACCTTAAAGCGATTCTTGTAGTGGATAACATCGCCCGGGGACCTGCTCTTGGAGGAGTCCGTATGGCTCCTGATGTGAGTGCTGAAGAATGTTTCAGGCTTGCAAGAGCCATGACCCTTAAGAATGCAGCTGCAGACGTTCCTTTCGGGGGCGGTAAACTTGTCATTTATGGTGACCCACGGATGCCGCAGGAAAAGAAAATCCAGAAACTTCGAGCGCTTGCCAGTGCCCTGCGATACACGAAGGAATACATTTTTGCCCCTGACATGGGAACTGACGAGTTCTGTATGGCATGCGTAAAAGATGAGATCGGAAGGGCAGTAGGCCTTCCCTGCGGAGCTGGAGGAATTCCTCTTGATGAAGTGGGGGCTACAGGCTGGGGGCTTGCAAAGTCTACCGAGGTAGCGCTTCAATACTGTGACTTTGAGCTGAATGGAGCTCGTTTAGTTGTTCAGGGTTTTGGGGCAGTTGGGATGCACGTTGCTCGTTTCCTTACCAATAGTGGAGCTGTTCTGGTAGGAGTTGCCGATTCCCGGGGCGCAGTTCACAACCCGGATGGGCTTGACGTGGATGCCCTTATAAGGCTTAAGAAAGAAGGAAAAAGTGTACTTGACTATCCAGAAGGGGAAAAGCTTGACAGTAATGCAGTTATCTCAATCCCTTGCGACATATGGATTCCGGCAGCCCGTCCAGATATAATCAACGAGAGCAATGTCCATCTTCTGAGCACTAAATTGATTATGGAGGGAGCAAACATTCCGATCACCGAAGGGGCTGAAAAAATCCTCTATGAGGCCGGTATTCTTTATGTCCCGGACTTTATCGCAAACGCAGGCGGCGTAATCTGTGCGGCGTCGGAGTATCAGGGAGCTACCCGGTCCGCAGCTTTTGAGGCAATTGAAGAGAAAGTGAGGAACAATACTGCTCTGGTGCTGGAAGCTGCAAAAACGAAAGGAATCCTGCCAAGGGAAGCTGCAGTCCAGCTTGCTGTAGAAAGAGTTAAGCAAGCCATGGAATACAGGCGGTGGTCAACCTTTTCTTCGGCTCCGGATTTTTCGTAA
- a CDS encoding acetate--CoA ligase family protein: MTTKEHIGFFFKPESIALIGASPNPEKLSYTILESLLNMGFQGKIYPVNPGYQEIRGLKCYPNPGEIEGRIDIAIFAVPAPIVLEILDGPVENIKGAIIVSSGFREIGPEGKEMETRLKEILDKKGIRAMGPNCLGIYDTISNVDTFFIKSDKVERPARGGVSVLTQSGSFAAMIMDELANEGAGVARVVSYGNKVDVDESDCIEFLADDEATKAIALYIESVGNGRRFLAAASRCVQKKPVVALKVGKKEPGARAASSHTGAVSGRYEAYEAAFRKAGVIEVESYEELKDACKVLNRYSLAEGKRVLIITDGGGIGISIADACEEAGLKVPEIPGEAIKKLKEKLPVFASVKNPIDLTGSVRNEHYIYALHEAFREGYDLAIVSLLWGPPLLTPEVAEKIRDFADSCGKPILICFPGGKFSREIASAFTATRMPVFFTPDSAVRAAKVLCGGKK; encoded by the coding sequence ATGACCACTAAAGAACATATTGGTTTTTTCTTCAAGCCCGAGAGCATAGCCCTGATAGGAGCGTCACCAAATCCCGAAAAGCTTTCCTATACAATCCTGGAAAGTCTCCTGAATATGGGATTTCAGGGAAAGATATATCCCGTAAATCCAGGCTACCAGGAGATCAGGGGACTTAAATGTTATCCAAATCCTGGGGAGATAGAGGGCAGAATCGACATAGCAATTTTTGCAGTACCGGCACCTATTGTTCTTGAAATTCTTGACGGACCTGTTGAGAATATAAAAGGCGCCATAATTGTCAGTTCCGGGTTTAGGGAAATTGGACCCGAAGGAAAGGAAATGGAGACTCGCCTGAAAGAAATTTTAGATAAGAAAGGTATTCGGGCTATGGGACCGAATTGCCTTGGGATCTACGATACAATTTCAAATGTGGATACGTTTTTTATAAAAAGCGATAAGGTCGAAAGGCCTGCCAGGGGTGGGGTTTCCGTGCTCACTCAGAGTGGATCCTTTGCCGCTATGATTATGGACGAGCTGGCAAACGAAGGAGCAGGGGTTGCAAGGGTGGTAAGCTATGGAAATAAAGTTGATGTGGATGAAAGTGATTGCATCGAATTCCTGGCAGATGACGAAGCAACAAAAGCCATTGCACTCTACATCGAGTCTGTAGGAAACGGGCGCAGGTTCCTTGCTGCTGCTTCCAGATGTGTGCAAAAAAAGCCAGTGGTAGCTCTCAAAGTAGGAAAGAAGGAACCAGGTGCAAGAGCAGCCAGTTCCCATACTGGCGCTGTCAGTGGGAGATATGAAGCCTATGAAGCCGCTTTCAGAAAAGCAGGTGTGATAGAAGTTGAAAGTTATGAGGAATTAAAAGACGCCTGCAAAGTACTGAACAGGTACTCTCTGGCTGAAGGAAAAAGAGTCCTCATTATAACTGACGGTGGAGGAATAGGAATTTCCATTGCCGATGCATGTGAGGAAGCAGGGCTCAAGGTTCCCGAAATCCCAGGCGAAGCTATAAAAAAATTAAAAGAGAAGCTTCCTGTTTTTGCTTCCGTAAAAAACCCTATAGACCTGACAGGCAGTGTAAGGAATGAACATTACATTTATGCTCTTCATGAAGCTTTCAGGGAAGGTTATGACCTTGCAATTGTTAGCCTGCTCTGGGGCCCGCCTCTTCTTACCCCAGAGGTTGCGGAAAAGATTCGGGATTTTGCGGATAGCTGCGGAAAACCAATCCTTATCTGTTTTCCAGGCGGAAAGTTCAGCCGGGAAATAGCTTCAGCTTTTACTGCTACCAGAATGCCAGTCTTTTTTACCCCGGATAGTGCAGTCAGGGCAGCAAAGGTGTTGTGCGGAGGAAAAAAGTAA
- a CDS encoding winged helix-turn-helix transcriptional regulator, translating to MKDCTVYKTMNIIGKRWTIHILLELHKGEKKEKRFNELKRKLGYITPKILSERLTELEIEGLIAKKVDDSIKPPKSEYYLTESGTDFVKIIQAIKRWGLKWKFQNEECERAICMYCDH from the coding sequence ATGAAAGACTGCACAGTCTATAAGACTATGAATATCATCGGGAAAAGATGGACAATCCATATCCTTCTCGAACTGCACAAAGGAGAAAAAAAGGAAAAGCGCTTTAACGAGCTCAAAAGGAAACTCGGCTATATAACCCCAAAAATCCTCTCAGAAAGGCTGACCGAACTGGAAATCGAGGGCCTGATTGCAAAGAAAGTTGACGACTCAATAAAACCTCCGAAATCCGAATATTACCTGACCGAAAGCGGGACGGATTTCGTGAAAATAATACAGGCTATTAAACGCTGGGGGCTTAAGTGGAAGTTCCAGAATGAAGAGTGCGAGAGAGCCATTTGCATGTACTGTGACCACTGA
- a CDS encoding nitrite/sulfite reductase domain-containing protein encodes MKDNLPQKGAIVQRDRETYAIAPHLPGGIVDPKTLMKIAKVAEKYGAAALKMTSAQRIAIVGLKEEDLDNVWAELDMKPGAAIGLCVRSVKFCPGTTFCKQGKQDAVSLGLKLDEKYHGMPMPSKMKMAVSGCPNSCAEPAIKDIGVMGTAKGYILMVGGSAAATPRLAEVVAKELSEEEVLETIDRIINFYKSSGTKKRLGRFVGDVGLENFKTQVGL; translated from the coding sequence ATGAAAGACAACTTACCTCAAAAAGGTGCAATCGTTCAGAGAGACCGTGAGACCTATGCAATCGCTCCCCACCTCCCAGGAGGAATTGTGGATCCGAAAACCCTCATGAAAATCGCTAAAGTTGCGGAAAAATATGGGGCTGCTGCCCTCAAGATGACTTCTGCCCAGAGGATTGCAATCGTGGGCCTGAAAGAAGAAGACCTTGATAATGTGTGGGCTGAGCTTGATATGAAGCCTGGCGCAGCTATAGGACTTTGCGTAAGAAGCGTGAAGTTCTGTCCGGGAACGACTTTTTGCAAGCAGGGAAAACAGGACGCTGTAAGTCTGGGTCTTAAACTGGATGAGAAGTACCACGGAATGCCCATGCCTTCCAAAATGAAAATGGCTGTTTCCGGCTGTCCTAATTCCTGCGCCGAACCTGCCATCAAAGACATAGGGGTAATGGGCACTGCTAAAGGATATATCTTAATGGTCGGAGGCTCTGCAGCCGCGACTCCACGACTTGCTGAGGTTGTTGCAAAGGAACTGTCAGAAGAAGAGGTTCTTGAGACAATCGATAGAATTATTAACTTCTATAAGAGCTCCGGCACGAAAAAGAGGCTTGGGAGGTTCGTTGGAGATGTAGGCCTTGAGAATTTCAAAACCCAAGTAGGCCTGTAA
- a CDS encoding cupin domain-containing protein — MKIIEMKSSPEKPNPHNVSVRMLYDTENAQAVHIELKPGEALKKHITPVDVFFYVLEGKGVVEIGDETEEVSRDMLIESPAKIPHRLMNPGDEVFRVLVVKAPRQTEATRLL; from the coding sequence ATGAAAATTATTGAGATGAAATCCTCACCTGAAAAGCCGAACCCTCACAATGTGAGCGTCCGGATGCTTTATGATACCGAAAACGCACAGGCAGTACATATAGAACTCAAGCCTGGAGAAGCGTTAAAGAAACACATAACACCAGTAGATGTATTTTTTTACGTGCTTGAAGGAAAAGGAGTAGTTGAGATTGGGGATGAAACAGAGGAAGTCAGCAGGGATATGTTGATCGAAAGTCCTGCTAAAATTCCTCACCGCCTTATGAATCCTGGAGATGAGGTTTTCAGGGTGCTGGTTGTTAAAGCTCCAAGGCAAACTGAGGCTACGCGCCTGCTATAA
- a CDS encoding CGGC domain-containing protein has translation MTKKTKPKKIAVVRCELVSETCPGVGCFKAFNERKSSFEGYDTDTQMIAFFTCGGCSGRRVYRLVNTLKKHGLDAVHLSSCMLMEDSYPKCPNLDSIRKTIKDAGIEIVEGTHH, from the coding sequence ATGACTAAAAAAACAAAACCGAAAAAGATAGCTGTTGTCCGCTGTGAACTGGTCTCGGAGACCTGCCCCGGAGTGGGTTGCTTCAAAGCCTTCAATGAAAGAAAATCCAGCTTTGAGGGTTATGATACGGATACGCAAATGATAGCATTTTTCACATGTGGGGGCTGCTCGGGCAGGAGAGTTTACCGGCTGGTGAACACCCTGAAAAAACATGGGCTGGATGCTGTGCATCTCAGCTCCTGCATGCTTATGGAAGATAGTTACCCTAAATGCCCAAACCTTGATAGTATCAGAAAAACGATCAAGGACGCAGGCATAGAAATTGTTGAAGGCACACATCACTGA
- a CDS encoding class I SAM-dependent methyltransferase, whose translation MSHDITRDRRIEDDENYEGADLELRDIPLPNTGNILYSILNSLNHNIANFYAYTKFRDYLSQNTLDLELLQRSMSIHRDFSALLLHTKEELVLIYPELLEKAEKLLFKGGTGTDLINYTRKMCKLVNDYKEMLHREGYLPDLRMKLSLDDI comes from the coding sequence ATGAGCCATGATATCACTCGGGATCGGAGAATTGAAGATGATGAGAACTACGAAGGTGCAGACCTTGAACTTCGGGATATTCCCCTTCCAAATACGGGAAATATCCTGTATTCAATTCTAAATTCTTTAAACCATAATATTGCAAACTTTTACGCTTATACAAAATTCAGAGATTATCTTTCTCAGAATACTTTGGATCTGGAACTTCTCCAGAGAAGCATGAGTATTCACAGGGACTTCTCAGCCCTGCTGCTGCACACAAAAGAAGAACTGGTACTTATTTATCCGGAGCTTCTGGAAAAAGCTGAGAAGTTATTGTTCAAAGGGGGAACAGGTACGGATCTCATAAATTATACCCGTAAAATGTGCAAATTAGTTAACGATTATAAAGAAATGCTGCACAGGGAAGGCTATTTGCCGGATCTCAGAATGAAACTATCGCTGGACGACATTTGA
- a CDS encoding ATP-binding protein yields the protein MVKRMIIKIDEKKCTGCGKCVAPCAEGAIKIINGKAKVISEELCDGMGFCIGVCPEGALSVEERYTVEFNREKAEAQPKRKDISIQCFSCGAGEYTSYLLPLRHNMQSLWVCTRCLPKLIHG from the coding sequence ATGGTAAAACGAATGATAATAAAAATTGACGAAAAAAAATGTACAGGTTGCGGAAAATGTGTAGCACCCTGCGCCGAAGGTGCTATTAAAATCATTAATGGAAAAGCAAAAGTCATATCCGAAGAACTTTGCGACGGTATGGGCTTCTGCATCGGAGTCTGTCCAGAAGGCGCACTATCGGTCGAAGAAAGATACACTGTCGAGTTTAACCGGGAGAAAGCAGAGGCCCAGCCCAAACGAAAAGATATCTCAATCCAGTGTTTCTCCTGCGGTGCCGGTGAATATACCAGCTACCTCCTTCCTCTCAGGCACAACATGCAAAGCCTGTGGGTCTGCACTCGCTGCCTTCCTAAGCTGATCCACGGTTAA
- a CDS encoding hemerythrin domain-containing protein produces MRPTVDLKEEHEAVKLMLRILDGMCTNIESGKSVKQEHLDGLIEFMRVFVDRCHHTKEEAYLFPEMEKAGISGSGELIASLKKEHEQARQYVNRIEKTASGKGNREFPAIVENSRAYIQLLNPHIEKEDNKLFPMADTHLSETVQKDLLERFEAVEIEIIGPGKHEEFHRWLHTMRDIYIKSE; encoded by the coding sequence ATGAGACCTACAGTTGACTTAAAAGAGGAACACGAAGCTGTTAAACTGATGCTGAGAATCCTTGATGGAATGTGCACAAATATAGAATCCGGGAAAAGCGTTAAGCAGGAGCATCTTGACGGACTGATAGAGTTTATGAGAGTATTTGTTGACAGATGCCATCACACAAAGGAGGAAGCTTATCTTTTCCCTGAAATGGAAAAAGCAGGAATTTCCGGCTCAGGAGAGTTAATAGCCTCACTTAAAAAAGAACATGAACAGGCAAGGCAGTATGTCAACAGAATAGAAAAAACAGCTTCAGGAAAGGGCAATAGAGAATTTCCAGCGATAGTTGAGAATTCGAGGGCCTATATTCAACTTCTAAATCCGCATATTGAAAAAGAAGACAATAAGCTTTTCCCGATGGCTGACACGCACCTTTCGGAGACTGTTCAGAAAGATTTGCTGGAACGTTTTGAAGCTGTGGAAATTGAAATAATAGGCCCCGGAAAGCATGAAGAATTTCACAGATGGCTACACACTATGAGAGATATTTACATAAAATCAGAGTGA
- a CDS encoding ester cyclase yields the protein MYTEENKAIVRRFFEVGPCKGDINAANELLSPDFAMHVPLPAPAGIEGINEVITTCRLAFEHLNVTIEDMVAEGDKVVARFTAQGIHKGDFMNLPATGKPITMTGIEIFRIKGGKIAELWGEVNLLGLMQQLGIFSSP from the coding sequence ATGTACACAGAAGAAAACAAAGCAATAGTTCGTCGATTCTTCGAAGTAGGGCCTTGTAAGGGGGATATAAATGCTGCTAATGAACTGTTATCACCTGATTTCGCTATGCATGTTCCTCTGCCTGCTCCGGCGGGAATTGAAGGAATAAACGAAGTAATTACCACATGCAGGTTAGCCTTCGAGCACCTCAATGTTACAATTGAGGACATGGTTGCTGAAGGTGATAAAGTGGTCGCCCGTTTTACAGCTCAAGGCATACATAAAGGCGATTTCATGAATTTACCGGCTACAGGCAAGCCTATAACCATGACTGGTATAGAGATTTTCCGCATTAAAGGCGGTAAGATTGCAGAGTTATGGGGCGAGGTTAACCTCCTTGGGCTCATGCAACAGCTAGGAATTTTCTCTTCACCCTGA